The following is a genomic window from Chryseobacterium ginsenosidimutans.
AGAGAACGGAATAAAATAGCCAGATTAAAAGCTAAAAAGGTAAAAGAAGTGATTGAAATTAAAAAAGAAAATACTCCGTACCGAGATGGTAAATTCTTGGTTTATTGTTTCTTTTGTATGTTATTTTCAATCTGTTTCTTTCAGATATTCAGTACGTTGACTATTTTTTATAAAGATACAGCCCATTTAAGTCAGCAAAATATAGGCTATATTTTAGGGTACAGTGGTTTTCTGGTTGTTTTATTGGAAATGGGATTGGTACAGATCGCCGAAAAGTACTTTAGTTTAGCAAAGACCATGCTTTTTGGAACTTTCATCTGTGGAGTTTCTTACGCAATGTTGGGTTTTGATTATAGCATCATAACTTTAATTATAGCAATGAGTTTGCTTTGTGTCGGTGAAATTTGGGCGTTACCTTTCATGTCAACGATTACAGCCTTAAGATCAGGCAAAAACAATAAGGGAGCTTACATGGGGCTTAACGGGATATCATTTTCCATTGCATTCATCGTTACTCCGTATTTAGGAACTTTAATTGTCGAGAAATTTGGATTCACTATTTTGTGGATCGGAACCGGACTTGTGGCGACAATTATTGCCGTTGCATTTTATTTTATTGTTCCCTGGATGATTAAAGATAAAAAGGAAATTGGAATTTAAAAAAAGGAAGTTACAACATCTGTAACTTCCTTTTTTTT
Proteins encoded in this region:
- a CDS encoding MFS transporter, which encodes MLALVMLINRAGSMVLPFLGVYMTDHLHFSIENTGIVLSFFGIGSVIGSWLGGFITDKIGEYKVQYLSLLLSVPLFCLIPLFKTEVGVAAIILFQSIVSDAFRPANSVAITKYAKPENITRAFSLNRMAVNLGFSIGPALGGILSAISYEFLFFSNALAALAAGILYIIFFRERNKIARLKAKKVKEVIEIKKENTPYRDGKFLVYCFFCMLFSICFFQIFSTLTIFYKDTAHLSQQNIGYILGYSGFLVVLLEMGLVQIAEKYFSLAKTMLFGTFICGVSYAMLGFDYSIITLIIAMSLLCVGEIWALPFMSTITALRSGKNNKGAYMGLNGISFSIAFIVTPYLGTLIVEKFGFTILWIGTGLVATIIAVAFYFIVPWMIKDKKEIGI